The sequence below is a genomic window from Paroedura picta isolate Pp20150507F chromosome 12, Ppicta_v3.0, whole genome shotgun sequence.
CCCTGAAATGTTGAAGGCCTTATATTTGGCCCCAGTGTGGTGGTTGTTAAAATCAATGAGATCAACACGCAGTTCATTTTCTCCTATCCAAAACAGAAAGGTATAACGTCGAGACATTTAGAGGCAGCAAGAAGAACTCCATCAGTTCCACAGACAGTTCAGGGAGCTGGCCCAGTCAATAATCTATCAAGAACCTTTCATGCAAGGTTTGCTGAAAACTGCATGGAGTTGCTCACAGGTGCAAAATTCTGCTTGTGCACCACACACTCTGTTTTTCAGCAGTGCCAGTTCTAGGAAGACTGCTCCGTGGACTGTGCCCACAATCCTTTGAAAATGCAGGTGTCCAACAGGGAACCACAAAAACGTCATCTTACATTAcataaaattaaacaatatagaacattttcattcattcattcatccattcattcatccatccagcAATTTATATACTGACCCTCTCAGAGATGCCATCTTGGGACCATTTATACTATTTGGGTATAAcaataaaatctaaaaaaattACATATAGTAAAATCATGGATATAAATCACTAACAGCATCAACCATAATTACTGAGACAGTAATGTCAGCCAAACAAAAACCAAAAgtaggggtggggttgggggaactggaaccataaaaagcCCAACTGATGACagtcaggaccttcaaaggttgaatgtctgtattaatgctacaattatataacttttattgtgcacagtttttaaaagttagGAATTAAAAACGTATATACAGTCCATAGGCAAAacagtatgctatgcactatatgaaccaatagGCAGATGCATTtcggcccttatagggccttcttcaaaggtctggttttaacacacccTAGTTCAttacacatatgaaatatgtacagcagccaataaaagctccaaagtaagatcTGTAAAGTACCAGAATCACTTAATTAATGCATGATGTCTATTTATCAGTCatcagctctcttccaaaggctgccaaacaTTTCAATGGTGTGTTCACTTATTAGTGCATGataactaaagggaacctccacattcagagggccaaagcctttgaatcccagtgccaggaggccacATGAGGGGAAGGTCTCAGTTTCTGTGTCTTGTTGTGGACTTTACCTAGTGAGGTCAAGCGGTGGATGTTTTCATTCCCCAGCCAGAATTCTGTGAGTTTGCTTCCAAATCCTCTCTTGTAAGACTTCCAGTCCCGGTAAAAGTCCACAGAACCATCAGACCGTCTCTGGAACACCTGCAAGGGATGAAGATACAACTAGTCTTAAGAAACAGGATAATCTGGAACAAGTCAGATAGGGTCGAATGTGAGAGGAACGGAGTGTGATCTGTTTATGAAGATTTGGGAGAAGTATAGACAAGTGTTTATGCAGGAATAgtgttgtgttttatttatttaattaatatttattgaaCATCGCTCTGTTTgaccagcttgtggtggtttacaacagtagccataaaatgcaataaaatccccacaatacCCATTATACTTCCACAGACCAATAATCCCACCTCCCAATGCCTCAGGGAGGCTGTTCGGAGGAGGGACCCAGcaaatcttccttgccctggactCAACTAAGTGCCTGGTgggaaagctccatcttgcaggccctccggaatgttgacagctctgtcagggccctcagctcttctgggagatcattccaccaggtagaggccagagctgaaaaggatTCACATACATTATCCCAATAATCTTTCTATTTATGCTGAACTAATAGTTTCCCCATGTTGCAGATGCTCCATGGACAATGAAGGAGGCAATTAATGGGTCCCATTGAGGACAGGTGACTTGTTAAATTTTTGCAATGCACATGAAACTTTTTAGCTATTCCTAGGAAGAAAATGAGCCAGTCTGTTCTTGCCCTCCCAAACTGAACTTACAATCCAGCCACCTCCGTCTGTGTCCATGTCGCACAGCACGGTCAGAGGCTCACAGTTCCAGGGGTAGATGGTGTACCAGCCACTCAGGATCACCCCCTTGGCTAAGAGCTCCTTGCAGTTCTTGGCCCCTGTATGGAAGAGAAAAGCAATGTTTGTGTATGGAAATTGTACAAGTCACAGGTTGCAACTTTGTGGCACAGCCATCTGAGTATAAAGAAACAGGACTCTGGGTGGGGGAAggctggggagaggagaagcTCTGCTGAAAGTCAATAAGGGCTGGCCAATGGAGGGAAGAGAACAGAAGTCAAGCCACGTCTGCTGCCCAGAGCATCCCTCACTGTACAGAACATGACTTCATAACTGTGGAAAAGATCGGAGGTAACACGTACCCTGTTGGCAGTGGAGGACCTCCAGCTCTTGTTTTCCTGTGTAAAAGACacagcaagaaaagaaaagcagatcaGACTTGGAATAAACAAATAGCTCCTCTGCCCTGGTGTTTCCCGCCCTGCAACTCACCACCTGGCATTTTGTCCACAAGCATCATAAAAGTATCTTGCGTACTTTCCATTTATTTCGAGAGGGGAGAATGTCCCAGTGGACCAGGCCCAATGAGTTTGTTTTCCAGATTCATGATCCGCTTTTCCCCCTCTAGGCCCACCGCTCAGCTACCAAGTCAGCTAGACATTGAGGGAAGCCCAACAGGCCCAAATCAACCTCTGGCTCCATGTTGTATGTTGGGTTATTCGGCCTCTGGCAAACCACAGCATATAGTCACTGGACCCAGAGGACCACATGCTCTCATGCATATCTCACCCTCTGCACATTTGTAGCTCAGCAAATCCAAGAGTGAATGGGGACACTGGCATTTTAGTTCCATGTTCTCTGGGAATTTGGGAATTGAGATTCTCAAACTGCAGATCTTTGTGCTGTATCAAAATGCTCCCCAgtttcagaagtagtttgccttGCAGCCATTTGTGTGTGGAAGGGTCCACATTTCAGAAACACAAATCCAGAGCCGCCATCAGAACTAACCatccattttaaaatatgctaCCAGCTCCTGCATACCTCCAGGAACCGAATTTATGTTCAGCCTAACAAAAATTACATTCTTACCACTGTAGCTCCAGGTTCACTAGCACGTCttgtgctgatttcccccccACCGTCTTATTTGAAGGTTTCTTGGCTGAGTCACTCCTCCAGTGCTCTTCATCCAAGATAGTAGTGACTACAACAGATGGAGGTATTTATTTGCCACGTACCTAAAGTTCCGGGGGGGCCTGTCGCTCCTTTGTCCCCTGACAATGAAAGCATAGACATAATGTTAGTTGCTCTCCACATCTCCAAGAAGCTAGAAGTCCCCTGGGCAGCACTGCCTGGGTTGGGTTCCTTCACAGGAGAACGactacaattttatttattgatttaaaacatttgaaagaCCAGATTCAGGACTCCAAGGCAGCAAACCATAAAAACATTATCGCAAGTTAAACCACAGATGtatacaaaataattaaattagACAGACACAAATCCAGGAAGGAAGGTCTATAGGAATCAGCATGGGAGtgccagacaaaacaaaacaggaagggCACTAAAAAATAGCAAATTGGACCAACTCCTGGCATATTCAGTCTGGCTTCTGGTCTGGCCACAGGGTGAAGACAgcattggtcaccctgatggacaacctctggagacagctggatcaaggcaggaCAGTATTGCTCGTGTTActtgatctcacagcagcatttaacATGGTTGATCAAGAGCTCTTGGTTCACCACCTCACCAATGCCAGAAAGGAAGGGACAGTGCTCCAATggatgatctcctttctccagggtcacagacagagggtagccgtTCAGGAAATGCAGTCACCCTAATGCCACCTCCATTATGGGGAGCTGCATGATGCAATCCTTTCTCCAACcttgttaaacatttttatgtgccctcttaCCCAGCTGGTCTTGGGGTTGGGGCTTGCATGTCATCAATAgacagatgatacccagctctacctcctggtggatggccacctggattcACCCCCAGACTACTTTGCCaggtgtctggaagcagtgacgggttgtctcaagcagagtcacctacTCAACCTTTCCACGATAgaatcctgtggctgggtaagaaagggCCAGGCAAGGAAGTGCACTTGCCCTGTTTGGACAGGGTGCAACTGTTAGTTGCACACTCTACCAGAAACCGGGGTGTGACCTTCTacacctccttatctatggagtcATATGGTGTCTGTCATATTGGATTTTTTACAGCCATGCAAGTATCACACAGATAGTGCATCTATAGAGCAGCTGACCTTTCCACCacatcaaaaaggatgtggagtaAAtggagagtgcagaggagagtgatgaggatgatctggggcctgaggaccaagccctaggaggaaaggctgaaggacttgggaatgtttagcctggagaagaggaggttgagaggggacaggatttatCTCTTTAAGTACtggaaaggttgtcagaggagggcagagagtggttcctgttggcagcagaggagaggacctacagtaatgggtttaaactacatgtactgGCCAgagatcaggggaaaaaaatgttcacagtcagagtagttcagcagtggaatcagctgcctaaggtgtggtgagctccccaccacttgtagtcttcaagcaggagctgaacagatactttccatggatgctttaggctgattttcCATTGAGCAGAAGactggcaccttccaactctatgattctatcctgttCGGAATCCATGCTTTGCACAATAAACtatactttcccccccttcctcccactttCCACACACATGCCCCTACCTGCCCCTGCCCTTCAGGTGGTATGGGCTATCTATATGGATATTTAACAAGGAAGCCAGAGGACTCTCATTCATTAGCCAGCACCCACCGGTGAAACGTCATTCAACAATTCTGAACCAGCAGATTAACAAAGAAAAGATCAGCAAGTTTTAGCTCTATACTGGCACAAAACCAGCATCACTGGAGGCATTACCATGTAATCCAAACATTCCTTACCTTTGGGGCCAGTAGGACCCACGTCTCCTTTCTCTCCTGGttcaagagaagaaaaaagagtaAGGGATTAGCAAAAGATAGAAGTCATGTGGCTGAGCAACTCTGAGATGACAGCTGGAGGGTCACTCGATGGTGTCCAGCTGACAGCTGTAGATTCTGGAGAGAGCCTTGGGATGTGGTTAGATTCTGTGCTATTATAGGtcagcctctctctcccctctttacTGTCAAGAAAAGTAGCTCCTGAAGAAACTTTGCTCAGGTGGTGCTTTACACGCAGCAGACCTATTTGAAGCTGTGTCACACAGGCTGCTGTGATCATTACGACAGGtaccataaagcaggggtggtcagcctgtggttctccagatgtccatggactacaattcccatgagcccctgccagcgttttctggcaggggctcatgggaattgtagtccatggacatctggaggaccacaggttgactacccctgccataaagggaaacaaaaaacccaacctgagaaacAGGCAataaccaaaaaggttagggatgaaaGCAGTTctaaaaatagaaacattttattggagctcatatatttaaatcatttaaaatatctgttgGCACACATGAAATATCTGGGTGAGGACACCAGTATTGCCAAGTTGTTAGGACCTGTACCTAACCTGTTTCGATCTCACAGATCTTCAACAGAGGTAAATCAACACGTACACATGTAATTTCATATTATTTCTGAATCGACAGGTTTTTTCACACACCCCGTCatattgtataaatatatattcacGTGTGTGCATCTGTTAATTTACCTCTGATGAGGATATTTCATGTGTACCAATAGatatttgaaatttttaaaaaatatatgagctccaataaaatgtttatatttttatcattGCCTTCATCCCTAATCTTTTTGGTTCTCTGCTATGATAATTAGTCTGCTAACACCTACCCTGACTACTGGTTTCATCGAAATCTAACATTTTGCATGTTACCTTTTGCACCAGTGGGTCCAATTTTTCCTGGGATTCCTGGAAGGCCTGTCGCTCCTacagggaaacaaacaaacaagggtaGGTGTTTAAGCAACAATTTGAACCAGGTATGGGCCTGAAGATAGAATTTAGCTGGCAGGGAAATTCTGGCAGGAAAACCACCACCCCTGGTCCACACCCGCAGGCACATCCCTCCCTTTTGGCCCTCTGCTTGCTTCTAGGCTGGGTttagaaagggaggggaaagctcTGCAAAAGATTTTGGAAAGAGACTCTTCAGCTGATGTCCAAGAGAGAAGACccctttcttcttcatttccctTATTCATTTCTACTGTATGAATGCCATAGGATTCTGAAAACCTCTCAATTCAAAGACACTTTTCAGTTAAATACAGAATAGCTACCTTCAAAGAACAAAATAAGAGCCAATACCCTCTTTTGTAGGACTGATGAAGTCACTGTATCCTGGGCTTGCAGAGACCTGGGTGAATGTTAAAGCATGGTCCGAtccaatgatgtcacttccaggtggcacTGGGAGTGACATAGCAGGGATGGGACACCATCGGCCACCTCCCATTTTCCTTCTGATGCCCCACTGAGCAGTGGCAGGAAGGTGTCCCACTGGAAGGGGAGACCTGGCAAGTCTGCATCTCTGTCATTGGAGAATCAACTGGActccagattaggatctggaatTTCCCCAGAATGACAACCGATACTAAACTAAATCAGTgttcctacagcagcctttctcaacctttttacccttgagaaacccctgaaatacttttttaagctttgagaaacctcagaagtggtgtgatcatgcagaatatggttgggaagcatagctatgaacACGCCCATAAAGAAAACGTATCCAAGGGTCTCTAATTCACTTGGCCCACCTATGCAGGTTCTCTCAGCCTTTGGGATCTTTTCATATTGCCCCTCTAACATTGCAGAGGGCAAGGCAGAACGCCTTGCAAGCAACTACTCTTTctcctgtatggcaggggtagtcaacctgtggtcctccagatgtccatggactacaattcccatgagcccctgccagcaaatgctggcaggggctcatgggaattgtagtccatggacatctggaggaccacaggttgactacccctgctgtatggcataCCACCTTACAGCATGGCTCTCGGGCCGGTCTCAGCCTCAGAACATACCGTTTGCACCATTAGTGCCTGGATCTCCTTTCGGCCCTGACGCACCAGGAACCCCTGGACATCCCTGGAGGATGGTGAGCCTCTCATCACCATGCAGGCCCACGACTTTCACCTCTGCAGAGAAATCAGGATCATTTCAGCAAAGAGCAATCTTTGGACATGCAGCATATTCGGCAAAGTCTGAACTCCAGGAGTGTAAATCCTCACACCAAGCCACAAAGCCATGTGGGATTTCTACACAGACACTCCCACAGGCATCTGTAAAGCAAAGGTCAGTTCTCTTAAGTCTCTACTTCTCCGGTCATGGAAATAGTAAGGGTCAGTAAAAGTAGCCTTTACCTAGTGGAAGGTTCCAGACCAAAATTGATGGCACAGCCTGGTCTTGTACTCTTTCTCACTTAAGGTGAGTTTGAGTCATCTTGCAAATCAGCCTCTAAACTGACTCTAAAACTTGACATTATCTCTAGTAAGTAGAACACACTAAGGTGATTGTTGGTATGAATTTATTCAACAGTTTTCGGCTGGTAATCCTGATATTTCTATATTGTAGCCAAGCCACCAAGGAAAGCAAAGAAAACACGTCAAAAGACGTGGGCCACGTTTTGGCTTTATGTAGTGATCTGAATTTAAAAACGACTCTTCTGCTTTATACTGTGCCGTGGCCCAGCTTCTCCGCACATTGGCTTCATAACTATCGACAGGGCATTTTTCCTTCGTAgcctcaggtggggcctggagctttCCTGGAGTTgctactgatctccaggctacagagtaTAAGGCAGGTTAGAAATGAAACAAGCATCAAAATCAAAACTCACACTTTGACACCTGATCTCACATTCATGCCATTTTGCATTAAAATGAGGCTTTATATTCTTTCTCATTCATGCTtttaacaagaaaaagaaatgttgggtgtattttttaaaaagtgcagaatgaacaccaggtTGAAAGACCTGTGCTTATTTTCAAAGACTTTTTTGAAATATAGTTAAGTGCAGACATCTCCAAATATTAAGACTTTTGTTTTGAAAGAATGAAAATCAAGCCTGGTGCTAAATCAGAGCCCAGTTTCCTTGGTAGAACACATCCCTAAAGTACAGCAGCACCCCCAGAGCAACACTGTGAAAGACTCACGTGGACAGGTGTccatttccttcccaggagctaCTGCTGTCATCAGACAGAGTAGTATAATAAAACTGTGTTCTGTATTCCTCCTCATCACTTCAGCATGGATCATTTTTCTCCCTGCAGTGTCTTGAGGATTTAAGAACTGACagggttatttaaa
It includes:
- the LOC143821342 gene encoding ficolin-2-like, which encodes MIHAEVMRRNTEHSFIILLCLMTAVAPGKEMDTCPQVKVVGLHGDERLTILQGCPGVPGASGPKGDPGTNGANGATGLPGIPGKIGPTGAKGEKGDVGPTGPKGDKGATGPPGTLGKQELEVLHCQQGAKNCKELLAKGVILSGWYTIYPWNCEPLTVLCDMDTDGGGWIVFQRRSDGSVDFYRDWKSYKRGFGSKLTEFWLGNENIHRLTSLGENELRVDLIDFNNHHTGAKYKAFNISGEADQYRLGIGAFLEGTAGDSLTQHNSMPFSTKDRQQDPGKSKCAVTYKGAWWYNSCHYSNLNGMYWLGSHSSFADGINWYSGKGYRYSYKCSEMKFRPRE